A region from the Drosophila ananassae strain 14024-0371.13 chromosome 2L, ASM1763931v2, whole genome shotgun sequence genome encodes:
- the LOC6501610 gene encoding alpha-amylase 2 has translation MFLAKSIVCLALLAVANAQFNTNYASGRSGMVHLFEWKWDDIAAECENFLGPYGYAGVQVSPVNENAVKDSRPWWERYQPISYKLVTRSGNEEQFASMVRRCNNVGVRIYVDVVFNHMAADGGTYGTGGSTASPSSKSYPGVPFSSLDFNPTCAISNYNDANQVRNCELVGLRDLNQGNSYVQEKIVEFLNHLIDLGVAGFRVDAAKHMWPADLGVIYGSLKNLNTDHGFESGAKAYIVQEVIDMGGEAISKSEYTGLGAITEFRHSDSIGKAFRGKNQLQYLVNWGVSWGFAASDRSLVFVDNHDNQRGHGAGGADVLTYKVPKQYKMASAFMLAHPFGTPRVMSSFSFTDTDQGPPTTDGQNIASPSFNSDNSCSGGWVCEHRWKQIYNMVGFRNAVGSDAIQNWWDNGSNQIAFSRGSKGFVAFNNDNYDLNSSVQTGLPAGTYCDVISGSKSGSSCTGKTVTVGSDGRANISIGSSEDDGVLAIHVNAKL, from the coding sequence ATGTTCCTGGCAAAGAGTATTGTATGCCTCGCCCTCCTGGCGGTGGCCAACGCCCAGTTCAACACCAACTACGCCTCAGGACGCAGTGGCATGGTCCACCTCTTCGAGTGGAAGTGGGACGACATTGCCGCTGAGTGCGAGAACTTCCTGGGACCCTACGGCTATGCTGGTGTGCAGGTATCTCCTGTAAACGAAAACGCTGTGAAGGACAGCCGCCCTTGGTGGGAGCGTTACCAACCCATCTCCTACAAACTGGTTACCCGTTCCGGCAATGAGGAGCAATTCGCCAGCATGGTCAGGCGTTGCAACAATGTGGGAGTGCGAATCTACGTGGACGTCGTCTTCAACCACATGGCTGCTGATGGAGGCACTTACGGCACTGGTGGCAGCACCGCCAGTCCCAGTAGCAAGAGCTATCCAGGAGTGCCATTCTCCTCCCTGGACTTCAACCCCACTTGTGCCATCTCCAACTACAACGATGCCAACCAGGTGCGCAACTGCGAGCTGGTCGGACTGCGCGACCTCAATCAGGGCAACTCCTACGTTCAGGAGAAGATTGTGGAGTTCCTGAACCACCTGATCGATCTGGGAGTGGCTGGGTTCCGTGTGGACGCTGCCAAGCACATGTGGCCCGCTGATCTGGGAGTGATCTACGGAAGCCTGAAGAATCTGAACACCGACCACGGCTTCGAGTCCGGTGCCAAGGCCTACATCGTCCAAGAGGTGATTGACATGGGTGGCGAGGCCATAAGCAAGTCCGAGTACACTGGCCTGGGAGCCATCACCGAGTTCCGTCACTCCGACTCCATTGGAAAGGCCTTCCGTGGCAAGAACCAGCTTCAGTATCTGGTCAACTGGGGTGTGAGCTGGGGCTTTGCTGCCTCCGATCGCTCCCTGGTCTTCGTCGACAACCACGACAACCAGCGTGGACATGGAGCCGGCGGTGCCGATGTTCTCACCTACAAGGTGCCCAAGCAGTACAAGATGGCCTCCGCCTTCATGTTGGCCCATCCTTTCGGAACTCCGCGCGTCAtgtcctccttctccttcacGGATACCGACCAGGGCCCTCCCACTACTGATGGCCAGAACATCGCCTCCCCCAGCTTCAACAGCGACAACTCCTGCAGCGGCGGATGGGTGTGCGAGCACCGCTGGAAGCAGATCTACAACATGGTCGGCTTCCGGAACGCCGTCGGTTCCGATGCCATCCAAAACTGGTGGGATAATGGAAGCAACCAGATCGCCTTCAGCCGCGGCAGCAAGGGATTTGTTGCATTCAACAACGACAACTACGACCTCAACAGCTCCGTCCAGACCGGCCTTCCCGCGGGAACCTACTGCGACGTCATCTCCGGCTCAAAGAGTGGATCTTCCTGCACTGGCAAGACCGTCACTGTCGGATCTGATGGAAGGGCCAACATCTCCATCGGCAGCTCCGAGGATGACGGTGTTCTGGCCATTCATGTTAACGCAAAGTTGTAA
- the LOC6498968 gene encoding arrestin domain-containing protein 1, whose protein sequence is MSSKVTFAFDNNPLGVYQSGQVISGTAELITDRPKTIRSIFITLNGYAETRWQETEERVGEDGKTTKSLVTHTTTEVYYSLDQYVYGQSAGSQLELPKGKYVFPFRTTIPPNAPTSFNGTHGQVKHEVTLTIDRAVRYNNTFKQCFTVILPHDLNKRQEYAEPLKRIEEKSFWWGSIFGGNKPMVMDVSTSYSAYVPGQKINFHLVMDNQSDVQCQDVKVRLLKNVSYRANSSGTKEQLKVTESRVADKHCGEVLKHNKARFDEFLVVPPTTPTSQGERDPIRVTYTLRFIAKTFRLHGGGDLVVDFPLTIGTVPISGSASDKGPGHTDKSQANGNSYEGSPNFQEDVSEEQFESNTFKARYPVYPFDGKPGVASNGTNGSSNTPSLYPRAEGTHPVAPAPFTPNPVSPIGPKTAPYPVHPPGTHKSPPYPTNPPVAPASAPGGNFEVLGFSIPPGYQPTPSAPAGAPTAGIGWK, encoded by the exons ATGAGCAGCAAAGTGACCTTCGCCTTCGACAACAACCCATTGGGTGTCTATCAATCGGGTCAGGTAATCTCTGGGACCGCCGAGCTCATTACTGACCGTCCGAAAACCATTCGAT CTATCTTCATAACCTTGAATGGCTACGCCGAGACGCGCTGGCAGGAGACTGAGGAGCGGGTGGGCGAGGACGGGAAAACCACCAAGTCTCTGGTGACCCACACCACCACCGAGGTCTACTACAGCTTGGACCAATATGTCTACGGCCAGAGCGCCGGCTCCCAGCTGGAGCTGCCGAAGGGAAAGTACGTCTTTCCGTTCCGCACTACCATTCCACCCAACGCTCCGACTTCCTTCAACGGCACCCATGGACAGGTCAAGCACGAGGTCACCCTGACCATCGACCGTGCTGTCCGATACAACAACACCTTCAAGCAATGCTTCACTGTGATCCTGCCCCACGACTTGAACAAGCGGCAAGAGTACGCA GAACCTTTGAAACGCATCGAGGAAAAGAGCTTTTGGTGGGGATCCATCTTCGGAGGCAACAAACCAATGGTTATGGACGTGAGCACGTCCTATTCTGCCTACGTGCCTGGCCAGAAGATTAACTTTCACCTGGTCATGGATAACCAGTCTGATGTTCAGTGTCAAGACGTCAAGGTGCGCCTTCTCAAGAACGTCTCCTACCGGGCCAACTCTTCAGGGACCAAGGAACAGCTCAAGGTGACGGAATCCCGGGTGGCGGACAAACATTGCGGAGAAGTGCTGAAGCACAACAAAGCCCGCTTCGACGAGTTCCTTGTGGTGCCGCCCACCACACCCACTAGCCAGGGCGAGAGGGATCCCATCCGGGTCACCTACACACTGCGCTTCATTGCAAAGACGTTCCGACTGCATGGCGGTGGGGATTTAGTTGTCGACTTTCCATTAACGATTGGAACGGTGCCGATATCTGGAAGTGCCAGTGACAAGGGACCAGGACACACGGACAAATCCCAAGCCAATGGCAATTCCTACGAGG GCTCTCCCAACTTTCAAGAAGATGTTAGTGAGGAGCAATTCGAATCGAATACTTTCAAGGCTCGTTATCCTGTCTATCCATTCGATGGCAAGCCTGGCGTCGCTTCCAATGGAACCAATGGGTCGTCCAATACTCCCAGTCTTTATCCAAGAGCGGAAGGAACTCATCCTGTCGCTCCAGCGCCCTTTACGCCGAATCCCGTGTCGCCAATTGGCCCGAAAACAGCGCCCTATCCGGTTCATCCACCTGGTACCCATAAATCTCCACCATACCCCACAAACCCACCCGTTGCACCTGCATCTGCCCCAGGCGGAAACTTTGAGGTGCTAGGCTTCAGTATTCCACCGGGCTATCAACCCACGCCCAGTGCTCCAGCTGGCGCTCCCACAGCGGGAATCGGCTGGAAATAA
- the LOC6492910 gene encoding alpha-amylase 1 has translation MFLAKSIVCLALLAVANAQFNTNYASGRSGMVHLFEWKWDDIAAECENFLGPYGYAGVQVSPVNENAVKDSRPWWERYQPISYKLVTRSGNEEQFASMVRRCNNVGVRIYVDVVFNHMAANGGTYGTGGSTASPSSKSYPGVPFSSLDFNPTCAISNYNDANQVRNCELVGLRDLNQGNSYVQEKIVEFLNHLIDLGVAGFRVDAAKHMWPADLGVIYGSLKNLNTDHGFESGAKAYIVQEVIDMGGEAISKSEYTGLGAITEFRHSDSIGKAFRGKNQLQYLVNWGVSWGFAASDRSLVFVDNHDNQRGHGAGGADVLTYKVPKQYKMASAFMLAHPFGTPRVMSSFSFTDTDQGPPTTDGQNIASPSFNSDNSCSGGWVCEHRWKQIYNMVGFRNAVGSDAIQNWWDNGSNQIAFSRGSKGFVAFNNDNYDLNSSVQTGLPAGTYCDVISGSKSGSSCTGKTVTVGSDGRANISIGSSEDDGVLAIHVNAKL, from the coding sequence ATGTTCCTGGCAAAGAGTATTGTATGCCTCGCCCTCCTGGCGGTGGCCAACGCCCAGTTCAACACCAACTACGCCTCAGGACGCAGTGGCATGGTCCACCTCTTCGAGTGGAAGTGGGACGACATTGCCGCTGAGTGCGAGAACTTCCTGGGACCCTACGGCTATGCTGGTGTGCAGGTATCTCCTGTTAACGAAAACGCTGTGAAGGACAGCCGCCCTTGGTGGGAGCGTTACCAACCCATCTCCTACAAACTGGTTACCCGTTCCGGCAACGAGGAGCAATTCGCCAGCATGGTCAGGCGTTGCAACAATGTGGGAGTGCGAATCTACGTGGACGTCGTCTTCAACCACATGGCTGCTAATGGAGGCACTTACGGCACTGGTGGCAGCACCGCCAGTCCCAGTAGCAAGAGCTATCCAGGAGTGCCATTCTCCTCCCTGGACTTCAACCCCACTTGTGCCATCTCCAACTACAACGATGCCAACCAGGTGCGCAACTGCGAGCTGGTCGGACTGCGCGACCTCAATCAGGGCAACTCCTACGTTCAGGAGAAGATTGTGGAGTTCCTGAACCACCTGATCGATCTGGGAGTGGCTGGGTTCCGTGTGGACGCTGCCAAGCACATGTGGCCCGCTGATCTGGGAGTGATCTACGGAAGCCTGAAGAATCTGAACACCGACCACGGCTTCGAGTCCGGTGCCAAGGCCTACATCGTCCAAGAGGTGATTGACATGGGTGGCGAGGCCATAAGCAAGTCCGAGTACACTGGCCTGGGAGCCATCACCGAGTTCCGTCACTCCGACTCCATTGGAAAGGCCTTCCGTGGCAAGAACCAGCTTCAGTATCTGGTCAACTGGGGTGTGAGCTGGGGCTTTGCTGCCTCCGATCGCTCCCTGGTCTTCGTCGACAACCACGACAACCAGCGTGGACATGGAGCCGGCGGTGCCGATGTTCTCACCTACAAGGTGCCCAAGCAGTACAAGATGGCCTCCGCCTTCATGTTGGCCCATCCTTTCGGAACTCCGCGCGTCAtgtcctccttctccttcacGGATACCGACCAGGGCCCTCCCACTACTGATGGCCAGAACATCGCCTCCCCCAGCTTCAACAGCGACAACTCCTGCAGCGGCGGATGGGTGTGCGAGCACCGCTGGAAGCAGATCTACAACATGGTCGGCTTCCGGAACGCCGTCGGTTCCGATGCCATCCAAAACTGGTGGGATAATGGAAGCAACCAGATCGCCTTCAGCCGCGGCAGCAAGGGATTTGTTGCATTCAACAACGACAACTACGACCTCAACAGCTCCGTCCAGACCGGCCTTCCCGCGGGAACCTACTGCGACGTCATCTCCGGCTCAAAGAGTGGATCTTCCTGCACTGGCAAGACCGTCACTGTCGGATCTGATGGAAGGGCCAACATCTCCATCGGCAGCTCCGAGGATGACGGTGTTCTGGCCATTCATGTCAACGCAAAGTTGTAA
- the LOC6501611 gene encoding ADP-ribosylation factor-like protein 8 codes for MLALINRILDWFKSIFWKEEMELTLVGLQFSGKTTFVNVIASGQFAEDMIPTVGFNMRKITRGNVTIKVWDIGGQPRFRSMWERYCRGVNAIVYMVDAADLDKLEASRNELHSLLDKPQLAGIPVLVLGNKRDLPGALDETGLIERMNLSSIQDREICCYSISCKEKDNIDITLQWLIQHSKSQSR; via the exons ATGTTGGCCCTCATCAACAGGATTCTCGACTGGTTCAAGAGCATCTTCTGGAAAGAGGAGATGGAATTGACGCTGGTGGGACTGCAATTCTCCGGGAAAACTACGTTTGTCAATGTTATTGCA TCCGGCCAGTTTGCTGAGGACATGATACCCACAGTTGGTTTCAATATGCGAAAGATCACTAGGGGAAATGTGACAATCAAGGTGTGGGACATAGGCGGTCAGCCCCGTTTCCGTTCCATGTGGGAGCGATATTGTCGCGGCGTTAATGCGATTGT CTATATGGTGGATGCAGCGGATTTGGACAAACTGGAGGCGTCGCGAAATGAGCTGCACTCGCTGTTGGATAAGCCACAACTGGCTGGCATTCCAGTGCTCGTTTTGGGCAACAAACGTGATCTTCCAGGCGCCCTCGATGAAACCGGGCTCATCGAGCGCAT GAATTTATCAAGCATACAGGATCGTGAAATTTGCTGTTATAGTATTTCGTGTAAGGAAAAGGACAACATTGATATAACACTGCAGTGGTTAATTCAACATTCGAAAAGCCAAAGTCGTTAG